One Desulfurellaceae bacterium genomic window carries:
- a CDS encoding ATP-binding cassette domain-containing protein: protein MPERLLSIHQLRVEGFAQGQSRPILHGFDLELDRGEVLGIIGESGAGKSTLGLAAMYYSRSGCRITDGAVVFDGLALHSLAETELRRLRGSRIAYVAQSAAASFNPAH from the coding sequence ATGCCGGAGCGACTGCTCAGCATCCACCAGCTGCGGGTCGAAGGCTTTGCCCAGGGGCAGAGCCGGCCCATCCTCCACGGGTTCGACCTCGAGCTTGATCGTGGAGAAGTGCTGGGTATCATCGGCGAGTCCGGGGCGGGCAAATCGACGCTCGGCCTGGCCGCCATGTACTACAGCCGCAGCGGCTGCCGCATTACGGACGGCGCCGTCGTTTTTGACGGCTTGGCGCTTCACTCCCTGGCCGAGACTGAGCTGCGCAGGCTACGCGGCAGCCGTATCGCCTATGTCGCCCAGAGCGCGGCCGCGTCTTTCAACCCGGCCCACC
- a CDS encoding ABC transporter permease, with amino-acid sequence MTVLRTFGRAPLSARLGLGLIAVYLGAALLAPLLAPYGETEVVGDVWEVSSRSALLGTDQLGRDLLSRLLYGARNTVGVALVATLLAFGVGVVGGSAAALIGGWVDSLLNWLVEVLLALPSLIFALLLLSVLSPSVTTVVLVSALLSATRVFRLSRALALDMTVVEFVELARLRGEGWWWVVRSEIVPNTYGPLLAELGLRFCFVFLFISSLSFLGLGMQPPTADWGSMVRDNAGAMPFGLAAPFFPAAAIGLLTIAVNLVVDWLAQTEAAPDRRP; translated from the coding sequence ATGACTGTTTTACGGACATTCGGCCGCGCGCCGCTGAGTGCCAGGCTCGGCCTGGGCTTGATCGCCGTCTACCTCGGGGCGGCGCTGCTGGCCCCGCTGCTGGCGCCCTACGGCGAAACCGAGGTGGTCGGCGATGTGTGGGAGGTGTCCAGTCGCTCGGCGCTGCTGGGGACCGACCAGCTCGGCCGTGACCTGTTGTCGCGTCTGCTGTACGGCGCTCGGAACACCGTCGGCGTGGCCCTGGTGGCAACCCTGCTGGCCTTCGGTGTTGGCGTTGTCGGCGGCTCGGCAGCCGCTCTGATCGGCGGCTGGGTCGATAGCCTGCTCAACTGGCTGGTCGAGGTGTTGCTGGCGCTGCCCAGCCTGATTTTTGCCCTGCTGCTGCTGTCGGTGTTGAGTCCCTCGGTGACGACCGTCGTCCTGGTCAGCGCCCTGCTGAGCGCCACCCGTGTCTTCCGCCTGTCGCGTGCCCTGGCCCTGGATATGACGGTGGTGGAGTTTGTCGAGCTGGCCAGGCTGCGGGGGGAGGGCTGGTGGTGGGTCGTTCGTTCCGAGATTGTGCCGAATACGTATGGGCCGCTGCTGGCAGAACTCGGCCTGCGGTTCTGCTTTGTGTTTCTGTTCATCAGCTCGCTCAGTTTTCTGGGTCTGGGCATGCAGCCGCCGACGGCCGACTGGGGCAGCATGGTTCGTGACAATGCCGGCGCCATGCCGTTCGGGCTGGCCGCCCCGTTTTTCCCGGCTGCGGCGATTGGGCTGCTGACAATCGCCGTCAACCTGGTCGTTGACTGGCTGGCGCAGACAGAAGCGGCCCCCGACCGACGGCCCTGA
- a CDS encoding ABC transporter substrate-binding protein, which produces MLTASPIPRPLSRRRFLASSLGLAAAAPGLLAQTRINRPQQGGLLRLGISGGFTSDSLDPARISDAFMTLLSFGQLRNTLVEIDEQGRPRPELADGWDVSPDARVWRFGLRRGVEFHHGKTLEAADVVASINHHRGRQSVSPVKILLDNILQLRPDGKTGVVFELRDGQADFPFVLADIHLTIQPHDGDVTTGVGTGGYQLVEFEPGVRSLTRRNPNYWKADRAHFEAVEMLAIADVNARTAALQTGRVDAINRCELKTLHLLSRLPGIQILQTHGTKHYSLPMHTDVAPFDNPDVRLALKYAIDRDALLRTILRGYGSLGNDHPISRGQPYFAARLAQRPYDPDRARFHLRRAGLDGLRLRLSTSDAAFPGAVDTAVLYREHAAKAGLTLQIVREPADGYWKNVWLTKPFCLCSWNGQPTAGLMFATAYAEDAAWNDTRFRHPRFNRLLRAARAELDEHKRAEQYAEMQTIVRDEGGVIIPLFAADVCAADSRLRFGQLASHRELDGGRCAERWWWAREPGGS; this is translated from the coding sequence GACCGCCTCACCCATCCCCCGCCCGTTGTCCCGTCGGCGGTTCCTGGCCTCGAGCCTGGGGCTGGCTGCGGCCGCACCCGGCCTGTTGGCCCAGACGCGGATCAATCGCCCGCAACAAGGCGGGCTGTTGCGGCTGGGGATCTCGGGTGGCTTTACCAGCGACTCGCTTGACCCGGCCCGCATCTCGGACGCCTTCATGACCCTGCTGTCTTTCGGCCAGCTTCGCAATACTCTGGTGGAGATCGACGAGCAGGGCCGGCCCAGGCCCGAGTTGGCCGACGGCTGGGACGTGTCGCCGGATGCCAGGGTGTGGCGCTTTGGGCTGCGGCGGGGCGTTGAGTTCCATCACGGCAAAACCCTGGAGGCCGCGGATGTGGTTGCCTCGATCAACCATCACCGGGGCAGGCAATCGGTGTCGCCGGTCAAGATTCTGCTGGACAATATCCTCCAGCTCCGTCCCGACGGCAAGACCGGGGTAGTCTTTGAACTCCGGGACGGGCAGGCCGATTTTCCGTTTGTGCTGGCCGACATCCACCTGACGATTCAGCCCCACGACGGCGATGTCACGACCGGTGTGGGAACCGGTGGCTATCAACTGGTCGAGTTCGAGCCCGGCGTTCGCTCGCTGACCCGGCGCAATCCCAACTACTGGAAGGCTGACCGGGCCCACTTCGAGGCTGTGGAAATGCTGGCCATCGCCGATGTGAACGCCCGAACCGCAGCCCTGCAAACCGGCCGCGTCGATGCTATCAACCGCTGCGAGCTGAAAACCCTGCATCTCCTGTCCCGTCTGCCCGGCATCCAGATACTGCAAACCCACGGCACCAAGCACTACTCCCTGCCCATGCACACCGATGTCGCCCCATTCGACAATCCCGATGTGCGTCTAGCGCTCAAATACGCCATCGACCGGGACGCTCTGCTGCGCACCATTCTGCGCGGCTATGGCAGCCTCGGCAACGACCATCCGATCAGCCGCGGCCAGCCCTATTTTGCCGCCCGGCTGGCCCAGCGACCCTACGATCCGGATCGGGCCCGATTCCATCTGCGGCGTGCCGGGCTGGATGGCCTACGCCTGCGGCTGAGCACCTCAGACGCCGCGTTTCCGGGCGCGGTCGATACGGCCGTGCTGTATCGGGAGCACGCCGCAAAAGCAGGTCTGACGCTCCAGATCGTCCGCGAGCCGGCCGACGGATACTGGAAAAACGTGTGGCTCACAAAGCCCTTTTGCCTGTGTTCGTGGAACGGCCAGCCGACCGCAGGGCTGATGTTTGCGACCGCCTATGCCGAGGACGCAGCCTGGAACGACACGCGTTTTCGTCACCCGCGCTTCAATCGCCTGCTGAGAGCCGCCCGGGCCGAACTCGACGAGCACAAACGCGCCGAGCAGTACGCCGAGATGCAGACGATTGTGCGCGATGAGGGCGGGGTTATCATCCCGCTGTTTGCTGCGGACGTGTGCGCCGCCGACAGCCGGCTGCGCTTCGGGCAGTTGGCCAGCCATCGGGAACTGGACGGCGGCCGGTGTGCCGAGCGCTGGTGGTGGGCCCGGGAGCCCGGCGGGTCATGA
- a CDS encoding ABC transporter permease produces MSLRVLIVRRLALGLLTLLAISLILSLGLEVLPGDVAEAVLGQSATPDTVAALRRQLGVDRPLHVRYLDWLADLVRGELGTSLANQQPVAELIRGRLANTVLLATLTALVAVPLALSLGLVAAVYRDRWIDKTLSIVGLSTISLPDFFIAYLLTVVFAVRLQVFPAVSIISPGMALADTLSALSLPVLTLGLVVGAHMMRLTRAAILNLLHSPYIEMARLKGLSPGRIIVHHALPNAVSPIINVVVLNLAFLVVGVVVVEVVFVYPGLGQLLVDAVSKRDLPVVRACGLIFASVYVVLNLTADVLALLSNPRLRQPSSP; encoded by the coding sequence ATGAGTCTGCGCGTCCTGATCGTCCGGCGGCTGGCCCTCGGCCTGCTGACCCTGTTGGCCATCTCGCTCATCCTGTCGCTCGGTCTGGAGGTGCTGCCGGGCGATGTGGCCGAGGCGGTGCTGGGCCAGTCGGCAACGCCCGACACGGTCGCCGCCCTGCGCCGCCAGCTGGGCGTGGACCGGCCCCTGCACGTTCGCTACCTCGACTGGCTGGCCGACCTTGTGCGCGGCGAGCTTGGTACCTCGCTGGCCAATCAGCAGCCGGTGGCCGAGCTGATCCGCGGGCGTCTGGCCAACACCGTGCTGCTGGCCACGCTGACCGCGCTGGTCGCGGTGCCGCTCGCTCTGAGCCTGGGTCTGGTGGCTGCGGTGTATCGCGACCGGTGGATCGATAAAACGCTGTCGATTGTCGGCCTGAGCACGATTTCCCTGCCGGATTTCTTTATCGCCTATCTGCTCACGGTCGTCTTTGCGGTTCGCTTGCAGGTCTTTCCGGCGGTGTCGATCATCTCTCCCGGCATGGCGCTGGCCGACACGCTGTCCGCCCTCAGCCTGCCGGTCCTGACCCTCGGTCTGGTCGTCGGCGCCCACATGATGCGGCTGACCCGGGCGGCGATTCTGAACCTGCTGCACAGTCCATATATTGAAATGGCCCGGCTCAAAGGGCTGTCTCCGGGCCGGATTATTGTCCACCACGCGCTGCCCAACGCCGTCTCGCCGATCATCAACGTCGTTGTCCTGAACCTGGCCTTCCTGGTTGTCGGGGTGGTAGTGGTCGAGGTGGTGTTCGTCTATCCTGGACTCGGCCAGCTCCTGGTCGACGCGGTGTCCAAGCGTGACCTGCCGGTAGTCCGGGCGTGCGGCCTGATCTTCGCCTCGGTGTACGTCGTGCTCAACCTGACGGCCGATGTGTTGGCTCTGCTGAGCAACCCCCGGCTGCGCCAGCCCAGTTCGCCATGA